Proteins encoded within one genomic window of Granulicella pectinivorans:
- a CDS encoding CCA tRNA nucleotidyltransferase, whose product MDVRGQIEFRRAAGVACALVEAGFVAFFAGGCVRDLLLGRVPDDYDVATSATPEQVMSVFARLGRKTLSVGAHFGVVLVCGEGDGQGEAVEVATFRHDGAYSDGRRPDAVRFSTDAREDVVRRDFTINGMLLDVMAFEADGDLDGAVLDYVGGRDDLKAGVVRAIGDPVLRFTEDKLRMLRGVRFAARLGFSIEEETFRAMRALAPEIGAVSCERIREELTRMLTEGAARRAFEMLDASGLLAQVLPEMVKMHGVEQPPEYHPEGDVFVHTMMLLENLRAGCTATLGWGALLHDVGKPATFQPPQGPGDRIRFNGHVEVGVRIAEVILGRLRFSGEETEQILALVRNHMKFGDVMKMKRSTLLRFLRMPKFEEHLALHWMDCMAAHGRMELYWYAKHEYEAAPAEALRPQLFVTGRDLIAAGYRPGPRFKAMLELAEDAQLEGRIGSREQGLRLVRERFGVG is encoded by the coding sequence ATGGACGTTCGGGGCCAGATTGAGTTTCGGCGGGCGGCTGGGGTGGCTTGTGCCCTGGTCGAGGCTGGATTTGTAGCATTCTTTGCCGGCGGATGCGTGCGGGACCTGCTTCTTGGGCGGGTGCCGGATGACTATGACGTCGCGACTTCAGCGACTCCAGAACAGGTAATGTCTGTGTTTGCCAGGCTGGGGCGCAAGACGCTCTCGGTGGGCGCGCACTTTGGCGTGGTGCTGGTGTGTGGCGAAGGCGATGGGCAGGGTGAGGCCGTGGAAGTGGCTACGTTTCGGCACGATGGAGCGTACAGCGATGGGCGGCGTCCGGATGCGGTGCGGTTTTCTACGGATGCGCGCGAAGATGTGGTGCGGCGGGACTTCACGATCAACGGCATGCTGCTCGATGTGATGGCGTTTGAGGCTGATGGAGATCTGGACGGCGCGGTGCTGGACTATGTGGGTGGGCGCGACGACCTGAAGGCCGGGGTAGTGCGGGCGATCGGGGATCCGGTGCTGCGGTTTACCGAGGATAAGCTGCGGATGCTGCGGGGAGTGCGGTTTGCGGCCCGTCTGGGATTTTCGATCGAGGAGGAGACGTTCCGTGCGATGCGGGCGCTGGCCCCGGAGATTGGTGCGGTGAGCTGCGAACGGATTCGCGAAGAGTTGACCCGGATGCTGACCGAGGGGGCGGCGCGGAGGGCATTCGAGATGCTCGACGCGAGTGGACTGCTGGCGCAGGTGCTGCCGGAGATGGTGAAGATGCATGGGGTGGAGCAGCCGCCGGAGTACCATCCGGAGGGCGATGTGTTCGTGCATACGATGATGCTGCTCGAAAACCTGCGGGCCGGGTGCACGGCGACGCTGGGGTGGGGGGCGCTGCTGCACGATGTGGGCAAGCCGGCTACGTTTCAGCCGCCGCAGGGGCCGGGAGACCGGATCCGGTTCAACGGACATGTCGAGGTCGGGGTGCGCATCGCCGAGGTGATTCTCGGCCGGCTGCGCTTCTCGGGGGAGGAGACGGAGCAGATTCTGGCGCTGGTGCGGAACCATATGAAGTTTGGCGATGTGATGAAGATGAAGCGGTCGACGCTGCTGCGTTTTCTGCGGATGCCAAAGTTCGAGGAGCACCTGGCGCTGCACTGGATGGACTGCATGGCGGCGCATGGGCGGATGGAGCTCTACTGGTATGCGAAGCATGAGTATGAGGCGGCTCCGGCTGAGGCGCTGCGGCCTCAACTCTTTGTGACGGGGAGGGATTTGATTGCGGCTGGGTATCGGCCGGGGCCCCGGTTCAAGGCGATGCTGGAGCTGGCGGAGGACGCTCAGCTGGAGGGGCGGATTGGGTCTCGGGAACAGGGACTGAGGCTGGTGCGGGAGAGGTTCGGGGTGGGGTAG
- a CDS encoding flavin monoamine oxidase family protein: MGLAAFDVVVVGAGMAGLTAARGLLERGLSVCVVEARERVGGRILSERRGDVVVEMGAEFVHGRPPELWALIEEAGLETYELDGAQVEADGEGGWRDESGEEDDRFAVLEELEGFAGPDCGFIEYADRIGVTGDERAGIVSFVEGFNAADARVASVMALGAQQAAEGAIEGDRMWHVQGGYARVPEYLAGRVTELGGVLRLGFAVDEVRWERGRAAVLGRGEEIRAERAVVTVPVGVLQAGTIRFVPEPQDRLELAGKLRMGQVCRFTMVFRERFWAERAPAMSFLFSFEETPSVWWTPYPDETAMLTGWVGGPRSDALAGLSAEVLGAKGCEVLGRAFGMDVRELLVSCAMHDWRGDAWTLGAYSYIAAGELDTPRRMAEPVEETLYFAGEHTDVTGHWGTVHAAMRSGLRVVEQIIAG, from the coding sequence ATGGGTCTGGCTGCGTTCGATGTGGTCGTGGTTGGGGCGGGAATGGCTGGGCTGACGGCTGCGCGGGGATTGCTGGAGCGGGGGCTTTCGGTGTGCGTGGTAGAGGCTCGGGAGCGGGTGGGCGGACGGATTCTGAGTGAGCGGCGGGGCGATGTGGTGGTGGAGATGGGGGCGGAGTTTGTGCATGGGCGGCCTCCGGAGCTTTGGGCGTTGATCGAGGAGGCGGGGCTGGAGACGTATGAGCTGGATGGAGCTCAGGTTGAGGCGGATGGGGAGGGTGGATGGAGGGATGAATCCGGGGAAGAGGATGATCGATTCGCGGTGCTGGAGGAACTGGAGGGCTTCGCGGGGCCGGACTGCGGGTTTATCGAGTATGCGGACCGGATTGGGGTTACGGGAGACGAGCGGGCGGGCATCGTCAGTTTCGTTGAGGGGTTCAATGCGGCGGATGCGCGGGTGGCAAGCGTGATGGCGCTGGGGGCGCAACAGGCGGCGGAGGGTGCCATTGAAGGCGACCGCATGTGGCATGTGCAGGGTGGCTATGCTCGGGTACCGGAGTATCTGGCGGGCCGGGTGACGGAGCTGGGCGGGGTGCTACGGCTGGGGTTTGCGGTGGATGAGGTGCGGTGGGAGCGAGGGCGCGCGGCGGTTCTGGGCCGGGGTGAGGAGATTCGTGCGGAACGCGCGGTGGTGACGGTTCCGGTGGGAGTGTTACAGGCGGGAACGATACGGTTTGTGCCGGAGCCGCAGGATCGGCTGGAGCTGGCGGGGAAGCTGCGGATGGGGCAGGTCTGCCGGTTCACGATGGTGTTTCGGGAGAGGTTCTGGGCGGAGCGGGCGCCGGCGATGAGCTTCCTTTTCTCGTTTGAAGAGACGCCCTCGGTGTGGTGGACGCCGTATCCGGATGAAACGGCGATGCTGACAGGATGGGTGGGTGGTCCACGGTCGGATGCGCTGGCGGGTTTGAGCGCGGAGGTGCTGGGCGCAAAGGGCTGCGAGGTGCTTGGACGGGCGTTTGGGATGGATGTTCGCGAGCTTCTGGTGAGTTGCGCGATGCATGACTGGCGGGGTGATGCATGGACGCTTGGGGCTTACAGCTATATTGCGGCGGGGGAGCTGGATACGCCGCGACGGATGGCTGAGCCGGTGGAGGAGACGCTCTACTTTGCTGGAGAGCATACGGATGTGACGGGGCACTGGGGGACGGTGCATGCGGCGATGCGCAGCGGGTTGCGCGTGGTGGAGCAGATTATTGCTGGATAG
- the fdhF gene encoding formate dehydrogenase subunit alpha, with protein sequence MTTETTRPLLNTPADITPDTTVVVNGRAVEAHVGEPLIDVLNRDTTHRAAKPLPQVCYVKAMGAIQSCDTCMVEVNGTLVRACGTSVAVGMTVATEGGRVDAAQREAFDRILQNHELYCTVCDNNNQNCTVHNTTADLAVEHQARPFLHKPYVQDHSNAFYRYDPDQCILCGRCVEACQNVQVNETLTIDWKSAHPRVLWDGGETIDGSSCVSCGHCVTVCPCNALMEKTMLGKAGYLTNTAGKVLDDMIEVVKEIEPSMGYGPILEVSEVEAEMRHARVKRTKTVCTYCGVGCSFDVWTRDRHILKIEPMHGPANGISTCVKGKFAWDFVNSPKRLTSPLLRQGDTFVEVTWEKAMEVIAEKFNAAKAEFGPDSLAFIASSKCTNEESYLMQKLARAVVGTNNIDNCSRYCQTPATMGLSRTVGYGGDTGSIADIEKAGLVLIIGSNTSESHPVLATRVKRSHKHRGQRLIVADLRKHEMAERADIFIRPNPSTDAVWLMAVAKYIVDHNLHAKDFVAQWVNKFDDYVKSIEPYTLEHAAATTGISVEVLETVALEIARAKGVCILWAMGVTQHCGGSDTSTSISNLLLLTGNYMKPGAGAYPLRGHNNVQGASDFGSMPNLFPGYQKVDDPEVRGKFEADWGVTLPVVKGLDNHGMIEAIHQGKLKVLYLKGEDTITSDANANHVDAAFRKLDFMVVQDVMFSQTAAYADLVLPASPSLEKEGTFTSTERRMQRLYRALDPLGYSLPDWEIIQMIANTLGARWNYTHPSEIMAEVARLTPMFAGVTYERLEGYKTLQWPVAKDGTDTPLLFTEKFPFPDGKAKFHPIEYLESSEETNATFDLHLNNGRVLEHFEQGAMTYQSPGIMAMTPENFVEVSPELAAERGLTSGSLVRVRSPYGQLRVQVLVTDRVQGKQLYMPMNSVLEPVNKLTGSHLDRATNTPAYKEISVEMVLLEAKGESPLPRSNFRNGKRTPQMGVEVSRKWDRDDYHLPGTRAADELVQIKTT encoded by the coding sequence ATGACGACTGAGACGACGCGTCCGCTGCTGAATACGCCTGCCGATATCACTCCCGATACGACTGTTGTGGTGAATGGCCGTGCCGTCGAGGCACATGTGGGAGAGCCGCTGATCGATGTGCTGAATCGCGATACGACACATCGCGCGGCGAAGCCGTTGCCGCAGGTCTGCTATGTGAAGGCGATGGGCGCGATTCAGAGTTGCGACACCTGCATGGTGGAGGTGAACGGGACGCTGGTGCGGGCGTGCGGGACGAGTGTCGCGGTGGGGATGACGGTCGCGACCGAGGGCGGTCGGGTGGATGCGGCGCAGCGAGAAGCGTTCGATCGGATTCTGCAGAACCATGAGCTGTACTGCACGGTGTGCGACAACAACAACCAGAACTGTACGGTACACAACACAACGGCGGATCTTGCGGTGGAACACCAGGCGAGACCGTTCTTGCATAAGCCGTATGTGCAGGATCACTCGAACGCGTTCTACCGCTATGACCCTGACCAGTGCATTCTGTGCGGGCGATGCGTGGAGGCGTGCCAGAACGTGCAGGTGAACGAGACGCTGACGATCGACTGGAAGAGCGCGCATCCACGGGTGCTTTGGGATGGCGGGGAGACGATCGATGGGTCGAGCTGCGTGAGTTGCGGGCATTGCGTTACGGTGTGTCCGTGCAATGCGCTGATGGAGAAGACGATGCTGGGCAAGGCCGGCTATCTCACCAACACGGCGGGCAAGGTACTGGACGACATGATCGAGGTGGTGAAGGAGATCGAGCCGAGCATGGGGTATGGGCCGATTCTTGAGGTCTCGGAGGTGGAAGCCGAGATGCGGCATGCGCGGGTGAAGCGCACGAAGACGGTGTGTACGTACTGCGGGGTTGGGTGCAGCTTCGATGTGTGGACGCGAGACCGGCACATTCTGAAGATTGAACCGATGCATGGCCCGGCGAACGGGATTTCGACGTGCGTGAAGGGTAAGTTCGCATGGGACTTTGTGAACTCGCCGAAGAGGCTGACCTCGCCGTTGCTGCGGCAGGGCGATACGTTTGTCGAGGTGACGTGGGAGAAGGCGATGGAGGTGATCGCCGAGAAGTTCAACGCGGCGAAGGCAGAGTTTGGACCGGATTCGCTGGCTTTTATCGCTTCTTCGAAGTGCACCAATGAAGAGAGTTACCTGATGCAGAAGCTGGCGCGGGCGGTGGTGGGGACCAACAACATCGATAACTGCAGCCGGTACTGCCAGACACCGGCGACGATGGGGCTGTCGCGCACGGTGGGGTATGGCGGGGATACGGGCTCGATCGCGGATATCGAGAAGGCCGGGCTGGTGCTGATTATCGGGTCGAATACGTCGGAGTCGCACCCGGTGCTGGCGACACGGGTGAAGCGGTCACATAAGCATCGGGGGCAGAGGCTGATTGTCGCCGACCTGCGCAAGCATGAGATGGCGGAGAGAGCGGACATCTTTATCCGTCCGAATCCATCGACCGATGCGGTGTGGCTGATGGCGGTGGCGAAGTACATTGTCGACCACAACCTGCATGCGAAGGACTTTGTTGCGCAGTGGGTGAATAAGTTCGATGACTATGTGAAGTCGATTGAGCCTTACACGCTGGAGCATGCTGCTGCGACCACGGGGATTTCGGTCGAGGTGCTGGAGACTGTGGCGCTAGAGATCGCGCGGGCCAAGGGCGTATGCATCCTTTGGGCGATGGGGGTGACGCAGCATTGTGGGGGGTCGGATACGTCGACTTCGATCTCGAACCTGCTGTTGTTGACTGGGAATTATATGAAGCCGGGGGCTGGGGCGTATCCGCTGCGCGGACATAACAACGTGCAGGGCGCGAGCGACTTTGGGTCGATGCCGAATCTGTTTCCGGGTTATCAGAAGGTCGATGACCCCGAGGTGCGGGGCAAGTTCGAGGCGGACTGGGGTGTGACGCTGCCGGTGGTGAAGGGGCTCGACAACCATGGGATGATCGAGGCGATCCACCAGGGCAAGCTGAAGGTGCTGTATCTGAAGGGCGAGGATACGATTACCTCCGACGCGAATGCGAACCATGTGGACGCGGCGTTTCGGAAGCTGGACTTCATGGTGGTGCAGGATGTGATGTTCTCGCAGACGGCGGCGTATGCGGACCTGGTGCTGCCGGCGAGTCCGTCGCTCGAAAAGGAAGGGACGTTCACGAGCACGGAACGGAGGATGCAGAGGCTGTATCGAGCGCTGGATCCGCTGGGGTACTCGCTGCCGGATTGGGAGATCATCCAGATGATCGCGAACACGCTGGGGGCGAGGTGGAACTACACGCATCCTTCGGAGATTATGGCAGAGGTCGCGCGGCTGACGCCCATGTTCGCGGGTGTGACGTATGAACGGCTGGAGGGCTACAAGACGCTGCAGTGGCCGGTGGCGAAGGATGGCACGGATACACCGCTGTTGTTCACGGAGAAGTTTCCATTTCCGGATGGCAAGGCGAAGTTTCACCCGATCGAGTACCTCGAATCGTCGGAGGAGACGAATGCGACGTTCGATCTGCATTTGAACAACGGGCGCGTGCTGGAGCATTTCGAGCAGGGTGCGATGACGTATCAGTCACCAGGCATCATGGCGATGACGCCGGAGAACTTTGTGGAGGTTTCGCCGGAGCTGGCGGCGGAGCGCGGGCTGACGAGCGGGAGCCTGGTGAGGGTGCGGTCGCCGTACGGGCAGTTGCGGGTGCAGGTGCTGGTGACGGACCGGGTGCAGGGCAAGCAGCTCTATATGCCGATGAACTCGGTGCTGGAGCCGGTAAACAAGCTGACGGGAAGCCACCTGGACAGGGCGACGAATACGCCGGCGTACAAGGAGATCTCGGTGGAGATGGTGCTGCTGGAGGCGAAGGGCGAGAGCCCGTTACCGCGGAGCAACTTCCGCAACGGCAAGCGCACGCCACAGATGGGGGTCGAGGTGAGCCGCAAGTGGGATCGCGACGATTACCACCTGCCGGGGACACGGGCAGCCGATGAGCTGGTCCAGATCAAGACAACCTAA
- a CDS encoding DUF1641 domain-containing protein — MANPIAFQPKIADPKVNLQRRLEAAPEEHAEALLVVWDLLQAAHDQGLLDTAHGLVTAKDTIFGKLAEAAKGPEGVAAIRNGIALLQVLASLDPEVLDRMVRAMTAASKEHQAEVAPPSLWQIAKRAMSEDSRRALSLMTLVVQSVGKGLRR, encoded by the coding sequence GTGGCGAATCCAATTGCGTTTCAACCAAAGATCGCGGACCCAAAGGTGAACCTGCAGCGCAGGCTGGAGGCTGCTCCGGAAGAGCATGCGGAGGCTCTGCTCGTGGTGTGGGATTTGCTCCAGGCGGCACATGACCAGGGACTGCTGGATACGGCGCATGGGCTTGTGACCGCGAAGGATACGATCTTCGGCAAACTGGCCGAGGCCGCGAAGGGGCCGGAGGGCGTGGCGGCGATTCGCAATGGGATTGCGCTGCTGCAAGTGCTGGCTTCGCTCGATCCGGAGGTGCTGGATCGGATGGTGCGGGCGATGACTGCGGCGAGTAAGGAGCATCAGGCGGAGGTTGCCCCACCATCGCTATGGCAGATCGCGAAGAGGGCGATGAGCGAGGACTCACGGCGGGCGCTCTCGTTGATGACGCTTGTGGTGCAGAGTGTGGGAAAGGGTCTTAGGCGATAG
- a CDS encoding DUF2393 family protein, producing the protein MSDPIETPPSQLFAAPPSERGGFPKVPVLIAAGAVVLILAVVFLFSRGAKPVPPGTILPLDAYAANLPIADPVMSESTSLSGGKSTFIDGHIRNTGTKTVTGVTVQVLFRNDVAMPPQVETLPLPLIRTREPYVDTQPISAAPIAPGEDREFRLIFENINANWNVQIPEIHITGVTTK; encoded by the coding sequence ATGAGCGATCCCATCGAGACCCCGCCCAGCCAGCTCTTCGCCGCACCCCCGTCCGAGCGCGGCGGCTTTCCCAAGGTGCCCGTTCTCATTGCTGCCGGAGCCGTCGTCCTCATTCTCGCGGTCGTCTTCCTCTTCTCCCGCGGTGCCAAGCCCGTGCCCCCTGGAACGATCCTTCCGCTCGACGCCTACGCCGCAAACCTGCCCATCGCCGACCCCGTCATGAGCGAATCGACCAGCCTCTCCGGCGGCAAGTCCACCTTCATCGATGGCCACATCCGCAACACTGGCACCAAAACCGTAACCGGTGTCACCGTGCAGGTCCTCTTCCGCAACGACGTCGCGATGCCCCCGCAGGTCGAGACCCTGCCCCTGCCTCTCATCCGAACCCGCGAGCCCTACGTCGACACGCAGCCCATCTCTGCCGCGCCCATCGCACCGGGTGAGGACCGCGAGTTCCGACTCATCTTCGAGAACATCAACGCCAACTGGAACGTGCAGATCCCCGAGATCCACATCACAGGTGTCACCACAAAATAA
- a CDS encoding ATP-binding protein, with amino-acid sequence MAEVCPICEGAGLRIVQENGRQVATTCICQVQKRANRLLTRANIPKRYEHCSLESFDTHFPSSNRTLTAAHLRARRFVEGYPVETNGTGLLLTGSIGVGKTHLAVGILQALVTERGATGLFYDYRDLLKQVQNSYNKSNSSTEMEILRPVFEAEVLVLDELGANKPTDWVWDTVAHILNTRYNDRRTTIITTNYANLAPLDPNARSREETLGDRIGERMRSRLQEMCVVVEMQGEDFRQKVKRASFA; translated from the coding sequence ATGGCTGAAGTTTGCCCCATCTGCGAAGGCGCCGGACTGCGCATTGTTCAAGAAAACGGCCGTCAGGTCGCGACCACCTGCATCTGTCAGGTCCAGAAACGAGCCAACCGGCTCCTCACCCGTGCGAACATCCCCAAACGCTACGAGCACTGCTCGCTCGAGTCCTTCGACACGCACTTTCCCTCGTCCAACCGCACCCTCACCGCCGCCCACCTGCGCGCACGCCGCTTCGTCGAAGGCTACCCGGTCGAAACCAACGGCACCGGCCTCCTCCTCACCGGCTCCATCGGCGTAGGCAAAACCCATCTCGCCGTCGGCATCCTGCAGGCCCTCGTCACCGAGCGCGGAGCCACCGGCCTCTTCTACGACTACCGCGACCTCCTCAAGCAGGTCCAGAACTCCTACAACAAGTCCAACTCCTCCACCGAGATGGAGATCCTGCGCCCCGTCTTCGAGGCCGAGGTCCTGGTCCTCGACGAACTAGGCGCCAACAAACCCACCGATTGGGTATGGGATACCGTCGCGCACATTCTGAACACGCGCTACAACGACCGCCGCACCACCATCATCACCACGAACTACGCGAACCTCGCTCCATTGGACCCCAACGCGCGCAGCCGCGAAGAAACCCTGGGCGACCGCATCGGAGAACGCATGCGTTCCCGCCTGCAGGAGATGTGCGTCGTCGTCGAGATGCAGGGCGAGGACTTCCGCCAGAAGGTCAAGCGCGCCAGCTTCGCATAA
- the rpmE gene encoding 50S ribosomal protein L31 encodes MPKANIHPDYHATTVKCACGTSFETRSTHKGDIVLEICSACHPFFTGKQKLIDTAGRVERFRRKFAKSDAGKAAEAAK; translated from the coding sequence ATGCCTAAGGCAAATATTCACCCGGATTACCACGCCACGACCGTCAAGTGCGCGTGCGGTACCTCGTTTGAGACGCGTTCGACCCACAAGGGCGACATCGTTCTCGAAATCTGCTCCGCCTGCCACCCGTTCTTCACCGGCAAGCAGAAGCTGATCGATACGGCTGGCCGTGTCGAGCGCTTCCGTCGCAAGTTCGCCAAGTCCGATGCGGGCAAGGCTGCCGAAGCCGCGAAGTAA
- the dusB gene encoding tRNA dihydrouridine synthase DusB gives MKKRYTLEKKQWDDPIEHAMPERARVPASFDIGGVRIAPATVLAPMAGVTDTVFRRFIKNASMFSTGEGGDVETATTNQQSGCGLIMTEFTSADGLSRMRETKRKRYLTYYDDEHPISAQLFGSNPVTLADSARICQDAGFDIVDLNLGCPAKRVVACNGGSGLLRDLPLIGEIFKAVRAAVSIPFTVKFRMGWNDKNIVCVELAKMAEDCGLNAVALHARTREDGYTGQARWEWIAAVKDAVSIPVIGNGDVRTPEDAAAMVEKTRCDAVMIGRVAPANPWIFRQIAQYTATGRYDSPTDQDRYRMIRDYFQKMVEEIEMENANEIARAEAITAAGQIAREKQARDCVGKMKQFAAWFTHGVPGGGALRKQIFDAKKGAAVLDAVDEFFTRRAEAAVASEEDEVVPAELVPAGEYCD, from the coding sequence ATGAAGAAGCGATACACCCTCGAAAAGAAGCAGTGGGACGATCCCATCGAGCATGCGATGCCCGAGCGGGCGCGTGTGCCTGCCTCGTTCGACATTGGCGGTGTGCGGATTGCGCCGGCGACGGTGCTGGCCCCGATGGCGGGTGTTACCGATACGGTGTTTCGGCGCTTCATCAAAAATGCCAGCATGTTTTCCACCGGTGAGGGTGGAGATGTGGAAACCGCGACGACGAATCAACAGTCCGGCTGCGGGCTCATCATGACGGAGTTTACGTCGGCCGATGGGCTGTCGCGGATGCGGGAGACGAAGCGCAAGCGGTATCTGACGTATTACGACGACGAGCACCCGATTTCGGCGCAGTTGTTTGGGTCCAATCCGGTGACGCTGGCCGATTCGGCGCGGATCTGCCAGGATGCCGGGTTCGATATCGTCGACCTGAATCTGGGGTGTCCGGCGAAGCGGGTGGTGGCGTGCAATGGCGGGTCGGGACTGCTGCGGGATCTGCCGTTGATTGGGGAGATCTTCAAGGCGGTGCGGGCGGCGGTGTCGATTCCCTTCACCGTGAAGTTCCGGATGGGATGGAACGACAAGAACATCGTCTGTGTGGAGCTGGCGAAGATGGCGGAGGACTGCGGGTTGAACGCGGTTGCGCTGCACGCCAGGACGCGTGAGGATGGGTACACCGGGCAGGCTCGCTGGGAGTGGATTGCTGCGGTGAAGGATGCAGTTTCGATTCCGGTGATCGGGAACGGGGATGTTCGTACGCCTGAAGACGCCGCAGCCATGGTCGAGAAGACCAGGTGCGACGCGGTGATGATTGGGCGAGTGGCTCCGGCGAACCCGTGGATCTTCCGGCAGATTGCGCAGTACACGGCAACGGGGCGGTACGACTCTCCGACCGACCAGGACCGGTACCGGATGATTCGGGACTACTTCCAGAAGATGGTCGAAGAGATTGAGATGGAGAACGCCAACGAGATTGCGCGGGCCGAGGCGATCACGGCGGCGGGTCAGATCGCGCGGGAGAAGCAGGCTCGTGACTGCGTGGGGAAGATGAAGCAGTTTGCGGCGTGGTTCACGCATGGTGTGCCGGGTGGTGGCGCGCTGCGGAAGCAGATCTTCGATGCGAAGAAGGGTGCCGCGGTGTTGGACGCGGTGGATGAGTTCTTTACGCGGCGGGCTGAGGCTGCGGTTGCTTCTGAAGAAGATGAGGTCGTGCCAGCCGAGCTGGTGCCGGCAGGCGAGTACTGCGACTAA
- a CDS encoding MFS transporter, which translates to MPLTQPTGRFDWWRQSTSHARKALAAASLGWLLDAFDVMLYALVLASLILDLGMSKQTAGILGSITLIAAAFGGLLFGLIADRFGRTRALVWSVLIYAVFTAACGFAHTVVELAIFRILLGIGVGGEWASGAALVSETWPAEHRGKALGLMQSCWAIGYALAALTAGIILPWKGWRPVFFVGLIPALFTLFIRRNVPEPDAWIHQRRLTNRNPHAIAGFKHLFTPDLRWTTAAVTLMNAFCLFAWWGFNLWVPAYLSLPAARGGLGLSAHAMSYTVIAMQGGMWFGYISFGFLADALGRKRCYIVFLITAAALMFLYGHLHTPLLLLILGPFLAFFGTGYFTGFAAVTSEIFETGIRATGMGFAYNTGRIASAIAPFAVGSMAQQHGFGAAFGVAGLAFLAAACCWIWIPETKGRAIAA; encoded by the coding sequence ATGCCGCTCACACAGCCCACCGGACGCTTCGACTGGTGGCGCCAGTCTACCTCGCACGCCCGCAAGGCCCTGGCCGCTGCCTCGCTCGGCTGGCTGCTCGACGCCTTCGACGTCATGCTCTACGCGCTGGTGCTGGCCTCGCTCATCCTCGACCTCGGCATGTCCAAACAGACCGCCGGCATCCTGGGCTCCATCACACTCATTGCCGCCGCCTTCGGTGGGCTACTCTTCGGCCTCATCGCCGACCGCTTCGGACGCACACGCGCCCTCGTCTGGTCCGTTCTCATCTATGCCGTCTTCACCGCCGCCTGCGGATTCGCCCACACCGTCGTCGAACTCGCGATCTTCCGCATCCTCCTCGGTATCGGAGTCGGCGGCGAATGGGCCTCCGGCGCCGCTCTCGTCTCGGAGACATGGCCTGCCGAACATCGCGGCAAGGCCCTCGGACTTATGCAGAGCTGCTGGGCCATCGGCTACGCCCTCGCCGCACTCACCGCCGGCATCATCCTTCCCTGGAAAGGCTGGCGTCCCGTCTTCTTCGTCGGTCTGATCCCCGCGCTCTTCACCCTCTTCATCCGTCGCAACGTCCCCGAGCCCGATGCCTGGATCCATCAGAGAAGGCTGACGAACCGCAACCCCCACGCCATCGCTGGCTTCAAACACCTCTTCACCCCCGACCTCCGCTGGACCACCGCGGCCGTCACGCTCATGAACGCCTTCTGCCTCTTCGCCTGGTGGGGCTTCAACCTCTGGGTACCGGCCTACCTCTCGTTGCCCGCCGCCCGCGGTGGCCTCGGCCTCTCTGCGCACGCCATGTCGTACACCGTCATCGCCATGCAGGGAGGCATGTGGTTCGGATATATCTCGTTCGGCTTCCTGGCGGACGCCCTCGGACGCAAACGTTGTTACATCGTCTTCCTCATCACGGCAGCGGCCCTCATGTTCCTCTACGGACACCTGCACACGCCGCTTCTGCTCCTGATCCTCGGGCCGTTTCTGGCCTTCTTCGGCACCGGCTACTTCACAGGTTTTGCAGCAGTCACGTCCGAGATCTTCGAGACCGGCATCCGCGCTACCGGTATGGGATTCGCCTACAACACCGGACGCATCGCTAGCGCCATCGCACCCTTCGCCGTCGGCAGTATGGCCCAGCAGCACGGCTTCGGAGCGGCGTTCGGCGTGGCGGGTCTCGCCTTCCTGGCGGCTGCATGCTGCTGGATCTGGATCCCGGAGACCAAAGGCCGCGCCATCGCGGCCTGA